The genomic segment GTTGAGGCTAGAGACCAAGGTTCAGTAAATTATATTGGTGTAACAGGGCATGGATTTACTGTGGCGGAAATGCACATTCGTAGTCTCGAACACTTTGATTTTGATTCAGTCTTATTGCCATATAACTATGTAATGATGCAAGATCAGAAATATTCTACAGACTTTGAAAATCTCTTGAATTTGTGCAAAGATAAGGGTATAGCAATCCAGACGATAAAATCTTTAGCACGTCGTCCTTGGGGGAAAAAAGAAAGGATATGGAATACATGGTACGAACCATTTGAAGATCAAACGGATATTGATCGCGCCGTTCATTGGGTTTTAAAAAAGGAAGGTATTTTTCTTAACACAAGCTCTGATATTCATCTCCTGCCAAAAATTCTTGATGCCGCTAGTCGTTTTAAAGATGGTCCACCGGATGAGGAAATGAAGGCAATAATTTCTCAATTAGATATGAAACCTATATTTGATGGAAGAAATTTGCTTATGGAATAATTTAAAGACAGAAAATAAAAATAGTGAAATTACCATAATTCCATTGATTCAGTGAAAAGTTTTCTCAAATCCTCAGAACTAGCCGGTCTTGGAGATAATTTTGTAACTCGATGTTGAGGTAAAGTTCCTTGAACTAATTCTTCTATATCACTTGGTCCATAACCAACCGCTTTTATACCGTTAGGCATTCCTGTAGCTCGCATTAATTTAATAATCTCGTTTGCAAGTATATCTCCTGCTTCACTCTTTTCAATATTTGATGTATCTACACCCATTAGTTGGGCCGCATATAGATGCAATTCAGGATCTATCTTTGCGGTAAAGCGGAATACTGCAGGGGAAACAAGTACTACACACATACCATGCGGAATAATTGGATGTTCTGAGATAATTCCTTCAGGTTTATATTCACGAACCATTCCTGATATAGGATATGACATCCCATGAGCTAAATGAACTCCTGCATTACCAAAACCTATACCTGCAAATGTAGCTGCAAGGATCATCTCTGCTCGTGCATGATCATCAGAAGGATCTTGAACTACTCGTACTATATTTTTTGAAACCATTTCGATTGCTTTAGAAGCCCAAAGATGGCTAATAGGATTTGCACCTTGGTAAGCCGGGCGTAATTCAAGACTCTCTGGAGCAGGTCGACTATTGAAGGGGATTGCTGTAATTGACTCTAAAGCATGACACAGGACATCGAATCCACAAGAGGCGGTTGCTATTTTTGGTACAGTTCGAGTATTATTAGGATCGATTA from the Candidatus Bathyarchaeota archaeon genome contains:
- a CDS encoding aldo/keto reductase, which codes for MITTQNFGKTGHLSTRIIFGAAALGNVTQEDANETLDVLLKYGINHIDTAAGYGNSELRIGPWMEKHRNKFFLATKVFRRSYKDTCDQIKQSLERLQVSSIDLIQLHNLTDPRSWKKVMGDEGALKALVEARDQGSVNYIGVTGHGFTVAEMHIRSLEHFDFDSVLLPYNYVMMQDQKYSTDFENLLNLCKDKGIAIQTIKSLARRPWGKKERIWNTWYEPFEDQTDIDRAVHWVLKKEGIFLNTSSDIHLLPKILDAASRFKDGPPDEEMKAIISQLDMKPIFDGRNLLME
- a CDS encoding iron-containing alcohol dehydrogenase gives rise to the protein MTNEKFETAFTMDTSSIKFGPGVTREVGYDMKKLGASRVLVVTDPNLTESEPVSITLQSLQEEDIEITLFDQTRVEPTDHSFKKVAKFASEGNFDGFIGVGGGSSMDTAKIANLYSTYPADFLAYVNAPIGQGLPVPGPLKPMIAIPTTAGTGSETTGVAIFDLEKMRTKTGIAHRTLRPIMGIIDPNNTRTVPKIATASCGFDVLCHALESITAIPFNSRPAPESLELRPAYQGANPISHLWASKAIEMVSKNIVRVVQDPSDDHARAEMILAATFAGIGFGNAGVHLAHGMSYPISGMVREYKPEGIISEHPIIPHGMCVVLVSPAVFRFTAKIDPELHLYAAQLMGVDTSNIEKSEAGDILANEIIKLMRATGMPNGIKAVGYGPSDIEELVQGTLPQHRVTKLSPRPASSEDLRKLFTESMELW